From a single Nostoc sp. MS1 genomic region:
- a CDS encoding transposase → MKAWGFKIKLVLADSLYGESGDVIRCLEKLELEFIVAIRSNHGVLMPPGSRKRYNRWKAYEQKLSHRQTETRYLREIIFGKRRRTRYYQISKINTPDPTGDESWYIMTNLSTDLSVNVAQLYSLRNWIEYGFKQVKNELGWADFRLTDYQSIERWWEIIFSAYLLVSIQATYFQLSDQSNPTSTSLVLSSNDSNIPQHSQHSQWESGTTWKSALNNLRLIIQPYIFYCLIQPWLTVFNIPGMKRGFLKLIDFMNDFRASPVSFPLAS, encoded by the coding sequence TTGAAAGCATGGGGTTTCAAAATTAAATTAGTGTTAGCAGATAGCTTATATGGTGAGAGTGGAGATGTAATTAGATGTTTAGAAAAATTAGAACTAGAGTTTATTGTAGCAATTCGCTCCAATCATGGAGTGTTGATGCCCCCAGGAAGCCGAAAACGTTATAATCGATGGAAAGCTTATGAGCAAAAGCTTTCACATCGTCAAACTGAAACTCGCTACTTGAGAGAAATTATTTTTGGTAAGCGTCGCCGCACTAGATATTACCAAATCAGTAAGATTAATACACCCGACCCTACGGGAGATGAAAGCTGGTACATCATGACTAATTTATCAACTGATTTATCAGTAAATGTTGCACAACTTTATAGTTTAAGAAATTGGATAGAATATGGTTTTAAACAAGTCAAGAATGAACTAGGATGGGCTGATTTTCGCTTGACTGATTATCAAAGTATTGAACGCTGGTGGGAAATCATCTTTAGTGCTTACTTACTCGTTAGCATTCAGGCTACTTACTTTCAGCTTTCTGACCAATCAAACCCAACATCTACATCATTAGTATTGTCATCAAATGACTCTAATATTCCTCAACATAGTCAACATTCCCAGTGGGAATCAGGTACAACATGGAAGAGTGCCTTGAATAACCTGAGATTAATTATTCAACCATACATTTTTTACTGTTTAATTCAGCCTTGGCTTACAGTATTTAATATTCCTGGTATGAAACGTGGCTTTTTAAAATTAATCGACTTCATGAATGACTTTCGTGCTTCTCCTGTCAGTTTCCCTCTTGCCAGTTGA
- a CDS encoding thioredoxin family protein → MSLAVIKFSSEECGICHKMSFYDQKVAEELGLQFIDVKMQDTATYRKYRKILLTQYPDKSEMGWPTYIICESPEGEFNIIGEVKGGHPKGEFRTRLQQVLDSGASV, encoded by the coding sequence ATGAGTTTAGCTGTTATTAAATTTTCTTCCGAAGAGTGCGGTATCTGCCACAAAATGTCTTTCTATGACCAGAAAGTGGCGGAAGAGCTAGGTTTGCAGTTTATCGATGTCAAAATGCAGGATACAGCGACTTACCGTAAATATCGCAAAATTTTGCTGACACAATATCCCGATAAATCTGAGATGGGATGGCCTACTTATATTATCTGTGAGTCTCCCGAAGGCGAATTTAACATCATAGGTGAGGTTAAAGGCGGTCATCCCAAAGGGGAATTTAGAACTCGGTTACAGCAAGTGCTTGATTCTGGGGCTAGTGTGTGA
- the cbiT gene encoding precorrin-6Y C5,15-methyltransferase subunit CbiT has protein sequence MPSELWPYATPGIPDELFEHLPGIPLTQREIRLLLISQLRLEPDSVLWDIGAGTGTIPVEVGLLCPKGRIIAVERDEEVANLIKRNCDRFDVKNVEIVEGSAPECLHEIKTMPHRVCIEGGRPIQDILQTVWQYLPSSGRVIATAANLESLYVISQSLSQLQARNIEVVQSAVNRLETRGFSQTFAAVDPIFILSGEKLD, from the coding sequence ATGCCTTCCGAACTTTGGCCTTACGCAACACCTGGTATTCCCGATGAATTATTCGAGCATTTACCAGGAATCCCTCTTACCCAGAGAGAAATTCGACTATTGTTAATTTCTCAATTGCGCTTAGAACCTGATTCAGTTTTATGGGATATTGGGGCGGGAACTGGTACAATTCCTGTCGAAGTGGGGCTACTATGTCCAAAGGGACGAATTATTGCTGTGGAGCGAGATGAAGAAGTAGCAAATTTAATTAAACGTAATTGCGATCGCTTCGATGTCAAAAATGTGGAAATTGTCGAAGGTAGCGCCCCAGAATGTTTACATGAGATCAAAACTATGCCGCACAGAGTTTGCATTGAAGGAGGAAGACCCATTCAAGATATATTGCAAACAGTGTGGCAGTATTTACCCTCATCAGGCAGAGTCATTGCTACAGCTGCTAACCTCGAAAGCTTGTATGTTATTTCCCAGAGCTTGTCCCAATTACAAGCGAGAAATATTGAAGTTGTACAATCTGCCGTTAATCGCCTAGAAACAAGAGGATTTTCTCAAACCTTTGCCGCAGTTGATCCCATTTTTATCCTCAGTGGTGAGAAACTAGACTAG
- a CDS encoding serine/threonine protein kinase, giving the protein MLGEIFNTRYEILQLLGKKAGRRTLLAKDVVTGELVIVKLLAFSSDFEWDDLKLFEREAETLKSLSHPNIPRYLDYFEVNSPTIKGFALVQSYIPAQTLEQYLQSGRIFTESDIKQIASAILEILIYLHGLHPPVIHRDIKPSNILLGERSGNNFGEVYLVDFGSVQTALGTEGGTRTVVGTYGYMPPEQFGGRTVTASDLYSLGATLIYLLTGTHPADLPQKDFRIQFEQSVNLSPGLANWLKSMTEPNLERRLSSAQQALKTLEEPQLLGVGKLAVSKPEDSKIQLIKDGDSLEIVVPPVGFRTSIVSTGLFAITWNSFILFWTIGALSTPFPINVPFALFSLPFWGAGYFMGYNFLFTLFGRIKLRLDREQITCTKELFAFKFHRPRPSSRESITKLVYTPRYLTRDSEGDKTQVPAQLEVWAGVRKYQLGQNTNIQSEAELEWLAQELSNWLNLPIQKE; this is encoded by the coding sequence ATGCTGGGAGAAATTTTTAACACTCGCTACGAGATTCTACAGCTATTAGGAAAAAAAGCAGGGCGACGGACTCTACTAGCTAAGGATGTTGTGACTGGTGAATTAGTCATTGTCAAGCTGCTGGCTTTTAGTAGTGATTTTGAGTGGGATGATCTCAAGCTGTTTGAACGTGAAGCTGAAACTCTCAAGTCTTTGTCTCATCCCAATATTCCCCGCTATTTGGACTATTTTGAGGTAAACTCACCCACAATCAAAGGTTTTGCCCTTGTACAGAGTTATATCCCAGCCCAAACTTTAGAGCAATACTTACAGTCTGGGCGTATTTTCACAGAATCTGATATTAAACAAATAGCCTCCGCCATTTTAGAGATTCTTATATATCTACACGGGTTACATCCACCTGTCATCCACCGTGATATTAAGCCTAGCAATATTTTGTTAGGAGAGCGTTCAGGAAATAATTTTGGTGAAGTTTATTTAGTAGACTTTGGTTCAGTACAAACAGCTTTGGGTACAGAAGGCGGGACAAGGACTGTCGTAGGAACCTATGGCTATATGCCACCAGAACAGTTCGGTGGGCGTACAGTAACAGCATCCGACCTGTATAGTTTAGGGGCAACGTTAATTTACTTGCTCACAGGTACTCACCCAGCCGATTTACCCCAAAAAGATTTCCGCATTCAGTTTGAGCAAAGTGTAAATCTGAGTCCAGGTTTGGCAAATTGGTTAAAGTCTATGACTGAACCCAATTTAGAAAGGCGCTTGAGTTCAGCGCAGCAAGCACTTAAAACTTTGGAAGAGCCACAATTACTTGGTGTTGGTAAGTTAGCGGTAAGTAAACCAGAGGATAGCAAAATCCAACTCATCAAAGATGGGGATTCATTGGAGATAGTAGTTCCTCCCGTGGGTTTCCGTACTTCGATAGTGTCTACTGGGTTATTTGCGATCACCTGGAACTCTTTCATCCTATTTTGGACAATAGGCGCACTCTCAACACCTTTCCCCATCAATGTTCCCTTCGCTTTATTTTCCTTACCTTTTTGGGGTGCTGGCTATTTTATGGGTTATAATTTTTTATTCACCTTATTTGGACGTATCAAACTACGTTTGGATAGAGAACAAATTACCTGCACCAAGGAATTATTCGCTTTTAAGTTCCATCGACCTCGACCTTCATCAAGAGAAAGTATCACCAAGCTAGTTTACACTCCAAGATATTTAACTAGGGATTCTGAGGGTGATAAAACTCAAGTACCCGCACAATTAGAGGTTTGGGCAGGAGTAAGAAAATATCAGCTTGGTCAAAATACCAACATTCAATCAGAAGCCGAACTAGAATGGTTAGCCCAGGAATTAAGTAATTGGTTAAATCTTCCCATTCAGAAGGAATAG
- a CDS encoding MDR/zinc-dependent alcohol dehydrogenase-like family protein, giving the protein MKGLWLENNQLRLLTDIPVPEPPPGEALVRVLRAGICNTDLELLRGYYPYMGIIGHEFVGLVEQGPEHLLNKRVVGEINAACGHCRFCLRGQLTHCENRTVLGIVNRHGAFAEYLCLPVQNLHPVPENVPTDAATFTEPLAAALEIQQQVILNRDDRLLVVGDGKLGQLVAQTLALTGCELLVIGRHSEKLALLKARGIATGLVDAVKDRAFDIVVECTGNAEGFAIARRALRPRGTLVLKSTYAGNLSLDASSLVVDEITLIGSRCGPFSPALELLATAKVDVEPLIHAHYPLNKGLSAFEEAQRRGVLKVLLDISQ; this is encoded by the coding sequence ATGAAAGGACTCTGGCTAGAAAATAACCAGTTACGACTACTTACAGATATCCCGGTTCCAGAACCACCGCCAGGAGAAGCCCTTGTACGTGTTTTACGTGCGGGGATTTGTAATACTGATTTGGAACTGTTGAGGGGTTACTATCCTTACATGGGAATTATTGGACACGAATTTGTCGGACTTGTGGAACAAGGGCCAGAACATCTACTTAATAAAAGAGTAGTCGGAGAAATTAACGCTGCTTGCGGCCATTGTCGTTTTTGTCTTCGAGGACAACTGACTCATTGCGAAAACCGCACGGTTTTGGGAATAGTCAACCGTCATGGAGCATTTGCTGAATATCTCTGTTTACCTGTACAAAATCTTCATCCTGTACCGGAAAATGTGCCGACTGATGCTGCAACTTTTACCGAACCTTTAGCAGCCGCACTAGAAATTCAGCAACAAGTAATATTGAATAGAGACGATCGCTTGCTAGTAGTTGGAGATGGCAAACTAGGTCAATTAGTAGCACAAACACTCGCTTTAACTGGTTGTGAACTCTTGGTTATTGGTCGTCATTCAGAAAAACTTGCGCTTTTAAAAGCAAGAGGTATTGCAACTGGTTTAGTTGATGCTGTTAAAGATAGGGCTTTTGACATTGTAGTTGAGTGTACTGGCAATGCCGAAGGATTTGCGATCGCCCGTCGCGCATTACGTCCCCGTGGTACTCTAGTTTTGAAAAGTACCTACGCTGGCAACCTCAGTCTAGACGCTTCTTCCTTAGTAGTAGACGAAATCACCCTCATCGGTTCCCGTTGCGGCCCCTTTTCCCCTGCCTTAGAGTTATTAGCCACAGCAAAAGTTGACGTAGAACCTCTAATTCACGCCCACTATCCCCTCAACAAAGGACTTTCCGCTTTCGAGGAAGCCCAACGCCGAGGCGTTTTAAAAGTATTGTTGGATATTAGTCAATAG
- a CDS encoding peptidoglycan-binding domain-containing protein, whose protein sequence is MTDITMLMTGLLMTKQVSLPNSVNQPVTYPDEHNQKTIQNKTYQLVIKAQNNSNKLKWISKNLTNTSLVPKYQNHKNRIAKIKKLFFQEKNYVESWEPSSDKSKKIIAKLKKYNFKLGKSRNSFLLNREGGIDEKNNDILITSREGVANRALPKLNFTTSGVSVRVLQRLLVANGYPVQIDGVFGPVTEIAVKAFQEKQKLKVDGIVGVETWYCLTTYSKS, encoded by the coding sequence ATGACTGATATTACCATGCTCATGACAGGTCTATTAATGACCAAACAAGTATCATTGCCAAATTCAGTTAACCAACCTGTAACTTATCCTGATGAACATAATCAGAAAACTATACAAAACAAAACGTATCAATTAGTTATAAAAGCCCAGAATAATTCAAATAAACTTAAATGGATAAGTAAGAATTTAACCAATACCTCTTTAGTGCCTAAATATCAAAACCATAAGAATAGAATAGCAAAAATAAAAAAATTATTTTTTCAAGAAAAAAACTATGTAGAATCCTGGGAACCTAGCTCTGATAAAAGCAAAAAAATTATAGCAAAGTTAAAAAAATATAATTTCAAATTAGGAAAAAGCAGAAATTCATTTCTTTTAAATAGGGAAGGGGGAATAGATGAAAAAAATAATGATATTTTGATAACGAGTAGGGAAGGAGTTGCTAATAGAGCATTACCGAAGCTGAATTTCACTACATCAGGTGTATCTGTTAGAGTATTACAAAGACTATTGGTGGCTAACGGCTATCCTGTTCAGATAGATGGTGTTTTTGGACCCGTGACAGAAATTGCTGTTAAAGCCTTTCAGGAAAAACAGAAATTAAAAGTTGATGGAATAGTTGGAGTAGAAACTTGGTACTGTTTAACTACATATAGCAAATCATAA
- a CDS encoding phosphatidate cytidylyltransferase: protein MPWSRIISGIVAIALALVAVLLGGWYFTILLAIVVYLGQQEYFELVNTRGILPAAKTTLFLSQVLLVICTLDSNLVDAVMPIAGTFICFYLLFQPKMATIADVSASIMGLFYVGYLPSYWVRLRSIGSAAVSNIPLGGYWPRNWTDIFEDRNFALLPQGFKFTVLTFLCIWAADIGAYTIGKFFGKTRLSDISPKKTVEGAVFGISACLGVAIAGAYYLQLPQFLLTGTILGLLIGLASLLGDLTESMLKRDAGVKDSGQLIPGHGGILDRTDSYIFTAPLVYYFVTLILPLFGH from the coding sequence ATGCCTTGGTCTCGGATTATTAGTGGAATTGTTGCGATCGCCCTTGCTTTAGTTGCTGTCCTGTTGGGGGGTTGGTATTTTACCATCTTGTTGGCGATCGTTGTTTATTTAGGACAACAGGAATACTTTGAGTTAGTAAACACTAGAGGCATTTTGCCAGCCGCGAAAACTACCTTATTCCTCAGTCAAGTTTTACTTGTTATTTGTACTTTGGATAGTAATTTAGTTGATGCTGTCATGCCTATTGCTGGGACATTTATTTGTTTTTACTTATTATTCCAGCCCAAAATGGCCACTATCGCTGATGTTTCAGCTTCGATTATGGGCTTATTTTATGTCGGTTACTTGCCGAGTTACTGGGTGCGGTTACGGTCAATTGGTAGCGCCGCAGTCAGTAATATACCTCTAGGCGGGTACTGGCCACGAAATTGGACAGATATTTTTGAGGATAGAAATTTTGCTTTGCTACCACAAGGTTTCAAGTTTACTGTGCTGACATTTTTGTGCATTTGGGCAGCAGATATTGGTGCATACACTATCGGTAAATTCTTCGGCAAAACTCGCTTGTCTGATATCAGCCCCAAGAAAACAGTTGAAGGCGCAGTCTTTGGCATCAGTGCCTGTTTAGGCGTGGCCATTGCTGGTGCTTACTATCTTCAATTACCGCAATTTCTTTTAACTGGCACAATCTTAGGCTTACTAATTGGCTTGGCCAGTCTTTTGGGCGATCTAACTGAATCTATGTTGAAGCGAGATGCTGGCGTTAAAGACTCTGGACAATTGATCCCCGGTCATGGCGGCATCTTAGACCGCACCGATAGCTATATCTTCACAGCACCCTTAGTTTACTATTTCGTCACGCTGATTTTGCCATTATTTGGTCATTAG
- a CDS encoding dynamin family protein: protein MNILLIEDRMVSFLSKVTGKNLTKDDATPSVIFIANLIIVLVGTMFIDGIVTDKEKQKMLKIMYHFIERKSELHKLAYLMIKGVIKYQSYKNFDELAIISNYLSESERLLLISFGYEMSTVDNKLGLREQRYLEVLAHHLKVKKEYFVVLSSAFRPQQVLDIAVIDEVENLLTSTHTQPRNKNISHTQQLNNNEDTKLHSDKLNPLIVKANSKNTTTLPRVSIYYEGLKKFQEFNKQLGNYCHQIFQIVQSCNELGFLDQDLLDEMNGLSKKFQLHRFRLAVIGEFSQGKSTLLNALVGEEIQQMREIPCSGTIVVLKYGPQKRVVCRYKDGSEEEIPFEDYRQKISISEDIAFGALNKDIQQSEIEEIIVEHSNLALCNSGVEIIDSPGLNENPKLTGITQNLLQDVDAAIFVTNASRSLTQSERLLLNEIKTTLNGGKDEEAANNLFVVVNFMDLVSTERSRDQIKKRIFNFVEGEKPIITGKNRIHFISAQSALKAVLHGYEDEYKKGFDTFIKAIERFLILERGRLKLQPLPEQLNKVIKKNINRLKEFQNDLEFQIKIAEDGKRKILEQIGEFSGRDVKICLLTIQLIEKSLEKANTSWNEWYQGLEERMLLKSELWKSKYKQFWKQDKLIHDYIECFVSDLSDEIDEWVNKQLKAVILEENLQDLNKNIKYELDAIQAEFNLLDMRDDTTFSDELRISINAISDQLIELDSIDFSTPLKLQLAEFTRIGLIPTALANVTSVVGNSFASMMLDSDKFHNEIKISVLEIGLEKFDESFDKVYEKIQENIEIFFDTKIESVSRVIEEAIYMYEKFVEQREKSNQAMLEKHYTAKSLIVDKCEELEKLNSRISKDIALWYSEEINKVILKKENNN, encoded by the coding sequence ATGAATATATTGTTAATTGAAGACAGAATGGTTAGTTTTTTATCAAAGGTTACAGGAAAAAACCTAACTAAAGACGATGCTACTCCATCAGTAATATTTATAGCCAATTTAATAATAGTTCTTGTAGGGACTATGTTTATTGATGGTATTGTCACTGACAAAGAAAAGCAAAAAATGCTAAAAATTATGTACCATTTTATTGAACGAAAAAGTGAACTACATAAATTAGCATATTTAATGATAAAAGGAGTTATAAAATATCAAAGTTATAAAAATTTCGATGAGTTAGCAATTATAAGTAATTACCTTTCAGAATCAGAACGATTGTTATTAATTTCTTTTGGCTATGAAATGTCTACAGTTGATAACAAATTAGGTTTGCGTGAGCAAAGATATTTAGAAGTTTTAGCTCATCATTTAAAAGTAAAAAAGGAATATTTTGTAGTCTTATCGTCTGCATTCCGACCCCAACAAGTTTTGGATATAGCAGTTATAGATGAGGTGGAAAATTTACTAACTTCAACACATACTCAACCACGTAATAAAAATATCTCACATACTCAACAATTAAATAATAATGAGGACACTAAGTTACATTCTGATAAATTGAATCCTTTGATTGTAAAGGCTAATTCTAAAAACACTACAACTTTGCCACGTGTTTCTATTTATTATGAAGGTTTAAAAAAATTTCAAGAGTTTAACAAACAGCTAGGTAATTATTGCCATCAAATTTTTCAAATCGTTCAAAGTTGTAATGAATTGGGTTTTTTAGATCAAGATTTACTTGACGAAATGAATGGATTATCGAAAAAATTCCAATTACATCGATTTCGATTGGCAGTCATCGGTGAGTTTAGTCAAGGAAAATCCACTCTACTTAATGCTTTGGTAGGTGAAGAAATTCAGCAGATGCGAGAGATTCCCTGTAGTGGTACGATTGTCGTTTTAAAATATGGCCCCCAAAAACGGGTAGTTTGTCGTTATAAGGATGGTAGTGAAGAAGAAATACCGTTTGAAGATTATCGGCAAAAAATAAGTATCTCTGAAGATATTGCTTTTGGAGCTTTAAATAAAGACATACAACAATCTGAAATTGAAGAAATAATAGTTGAACATTCTAATTTGGCATTATGCAACAGTGGTGTCGAAATCATTGACTCACCAGGATTAAATGAAAATCCAAAACTCACAGGCATTACACAAAATCTACTTCAAGATGTTGATGCTGCGATTTTTGTGACTAATGCTTCACGCTCACTCACACAAAGTGAACGTCTATTATTAAATGAAATAAAAACTACACTTAATGGCGGCAAAGATGAAGAAGCAGCAAATAACTTATTTGTTGTTGTTAATTTCATGGACTTAGTAAGTACAGAAAGAAGCCGTGATCAAATAAAAAAAAGGATATTCAATTTTGTTGAAGGTGAAAAACCAATAATTACAGGTAAGAATCGTATTCACTTTATTTCAGCACAATCAGCTTTAAAGGCAGTTTTGCATGGATATGAAGATGAATATAAAAAAGGCTTTGATACTTTTATTAAAGCTATTGAGAGATTTTTAATTCTTGAACGTGGAAGATTAAAACTACAACCATTACCTGAACAACTTAATAAGGTAATTAAAAAAAATATTAATAGATTGAAAGAGTTTCAAAATGATTTAGAATTTCAAATAAAAATTGCTGAAGATGGAAAACGCAAAATTTTAGAGCAAATTGGAGAGTTTAGTGGACGAGATGTCAAAATATGTTTATTGACAATTCAACTTATAGAGAAGTCTCTTGAGAAAGCAAATACCTCATGGAATGAATGGTATCAAGGTTTAGAAGAGCGGATGCTTCTAAAAAGTGAGCTTTGGAAATCTAAATATAAGCAGTTTTGGAAACAAGACAAGTTAATTCATGATTATATCGAGTGTTTTGTTAGTGACTTATCTGATGAAATTGATGAATGGGTTAACAAGCAACTTAAAGCTGTAATTTTAGAGGAAAATTTACAAGACTTAAATAAAAATATTAAGTATGAGTTGGACGCAATTCAGGCAGAATTTAATCTATTAGACATGAGAGATGATACGACATTCAGCGATGAATTGAGGATTTCGATTAATGCAATTTCCGATCAGTTAATTGAATTGGATAGTATTGATTTTAGTACCCCACTAAAGTTACAGTTAGCAGAATTTACAAGAATTGGTCTTATACCAACTGCCTTAGCTAATGTTACATCTGTAGTTGGCAATTCTTTTGCATCTATGATGCTAGATAGTGATAAATTTCATAATGAAATAAAAATATCGGTTTTAGAGATTGGCTTGGAGAAATTTGATGAATCTTTTGATAAAGTTTATGAAAAAATCCAAGAAAATATAGAGATATTCTTTGATACAAAAATTGAATCAGTAAGCCGAGTTATTGAAGAGGCTATATATATGTATGAAAAATTTGTAGAGCAGCGAGAAAAATCTAATCAAGCAATGCTAGAAAAACACTATACAGCTAAATCTTTGATTGTAGACAAGTGTGAAGAACTTGAGAAACTTAATAGTAGAATCAGTAAAGATATTGCACTTTGGTATTCCGAGGAAATTAACAAAGTAATTCTTAAAAAAGAGAATAATAACTGA
- a CDS encoding ArsA family ATPase: MSLILTFLGKSGIARTKIAIAAAKSLASQGKRVLLAGLAEPVLPLLLDQTLTPDPQQIAPNLDVVQFQSSVLLQRNWEEIKKLEAQYLRTPIIKEVYGEELVVLPGMDNALALNAIREYDASGKYDAIVYDGPGDASTLRMLGLPESLSWYVRRFRQLFTNSDLGKTITESPLIQPLISSFFNFNWTADNFAQPTNQVNNLLDKGKEALADPKRVAAFLVTTADPLEVASVRYLWGSAQQVGLTIGGVIQVSSQTDAHLTEEFAPLSVTVVPDASKDNWQPLIDALPNFVEQAVQAPAPITVDIHNRQVRLFLPGFDKKQVKLTQVGPEVTVEAGDQRRNIFLPPALSGRPVTGAKFQNNYLIISF; the protein is encoded by the coding sequence ATGTCCCTAATATTGACATTTTTGGGCAAAAGTGGTATTGCTCGGACAAAAATAGCGATCGCCGCAGCCAAGTCATTGGCAAGTCAAGGTAAGCGAGTGCTTTTAGCAGGATTAGCAGAACCAGTATTGCCACTCCTGTTAGATCAAACCCTCACCCCTGACCCTCAGCAAATTGCCCCAAATTTAGATGTTGTACAGTTTCAATCTTCTGTACTCCTACAACGTAACTGGGAAGAAATCAAAAAACTTGAAGCACAATATCTCCGCACCCCCATTATCAAAGAGGTGTATGGTGAAGAATTGGTAGTATTGCCGGGTATGGATAACGCCTTAGCCTTGAATGCGATTCGTGAATATGATGCCAGTGGTAAATATGATGCGATCGTCTATGATGGCCCAGGTGATGCTTCTACTTTGCGGATGTTGGGTTTACCAGAATCGTTAAGCTGGTATGTAAGACGCTTTCGCCAGTTGTTTACCAACTCCGACTTAGGGAAAACGATTACGGAATCGCCCTTGATTCAGCCATTAATTAGCAGCTTCTTCAATTTCAACTGGACAGCAGATAACTTTGCTCAACCCACCAATCAAGTCAACAATTTATTAGATAAAGGGAAGGAAGCACTTGCAGACCCCAAGCGGGTTGCAGCCTTCCTAGTCACCACAGCAGACCCCCTAGAAGTAGCAAGTGTACGTTATTTATGGGGAAGCGCTCAACAAGTTGGCTTAACTATTGGTGGTGTGATTCAGGTATCATCCCAGACAGATGCTCACCTAACAGAAGAATTTGCCCCCTTATCGGTGACAGTTGTACCTGATGCAAGCAAAGATAACTGGCAACCTTTAATAGATGCCCTTCCCAACTTTGTTGAGCAAGCAGTACAAGCACCTGCTCCCATCACCGTTGACATTCATAATCGCCAAGTACGGCTATTTTTACCTGGATTTGACAAAAAGCAAGTCAAACTCACCCAAGTCGGGCCAGAAGTAACAGTAGAAGCAGGCGACCAACGCCGAAATATTTTCTTACCCCCAGCACTGAGTGGCAGACCCGTCACCGGAGCAAAATTCCAAAATAATTATTTGATAATTTCTTTTTAA
- a CDS encoding DUF2862 domain-containing protein, which yields MEIGQKVKVFRLRDRVSAVVAKKLGAIGTIEGYKVTDGAGVGVVVKFDDNTSTWFFEDEIKPV from the coding sequence ATGGAAATCGGACAAAAGGTTAAGGTGTTTCGTTTGCGCGATCGCGTTTCTGCTGTAGTTGCTAAAAAACTCGGCGCGATTGGTACTATCGAAGGTTACAAAGTTACCGACGGTGCAGGTGTTGGTGTAGTAGTCAAGTTTGACGATAATACTTCCACTTGGTTTTTTGAGGATGAAATCAAACCAGTGTAA
- the chlG gene encoding chlorophyll synthase ChlG: protein MSESSPITPDPNQPEAIVNAGDRSAKTRQLLGMKGAAPGETSIWKIRLQLMKPITWIPLIWGVVCGAASSGNYTWSLENVLKAAACMLLSGPLLTGYTQTLNDFYDREIDAINEPYRPIPSGAISVPQVATQIIALFLAGIALSFVLDLWAGHDFPNVTVLALFGSFIAFIYSAPPLKLKQNGWLGNYALGASYIALPWWAGHALFGQLNWKIVVITLIYSLAGLGIAIVNDFKSVEGDRQLGLQSLPVMFGIDKAAWICVVMIDLFQGLIAAYLVSIHENLYAAILALLIIPQITFQDMYFLRDPLKNDVKYQASAQPFLVLGMLVAGLALGHAGI from the coding sequence ATGTCTGAATCATCTCCCATAACCCCCGATCCCAATCAACCTGAAGCTATCGTAAATGCAGGCGATCGCAGTGCGAAAACTAGGCAATTGTTAGGGATGAAAGGTGCTGCACCAGGGGAAACTTCCATTTGGAAAATCCGCCTGCAATTGATGAAGCCCATTACTTGGATACCTCTGATTTGGGGTGTTGTTTGTGGTGCGGCTTCTTCTGGTAACTATACTTGGTCGTTAGAAAATGTTTTGAAAGCAGCAGCTTGTATGTTGTTGTCTGGGCCATTGCTGACGGGTTATACCCAAACCCTAAACGATTTTTACGACCGCGAAATTGATGCCATTAATGAACCTTACCGTCCCATTCCTTCCGGCGCAATTTCTGTACCCCAGGTAGCTACTCAGATAATTGCCCTATTTCTGGCTGGGATCGCTTTATCGTTTGTGCTGGATTTATGGGCTGGTCATGACTTCCCCAACGTGACAGTATTGGCTTTGTTTGGTTCTTTTATTGCCTTTATTTATTCTGCACCTCCACTCAAACTCAAGCAAAACGGCTGGTTAGGTAACTACGCTTTGGGTGCTAGTTATATTGCTTTGCCTTGGTGGGCAGGTCATGCTTTATTTGGTCAACTCAACTGGAAAATTGTCGTTATCACCTTAATTTACAGTTTGGCTGGTTTGGGTATTGCGATCGTCAACGACTTTAAGAGTGTAGAAGGCGATCGCCAACTGGGGCTACAATCACTACCTGTAATGTTTGGTATTGACAAAGCTGCTTGGATATGTGTTGTCATGATTGATTTATTCCAAGGGTTAATAGCTGCATATCTTGTAAGTATTCATGAGAACTTGTACGCCGCTATCTTGGCATTATTAATCATTCCCCAAATTACCTTCCAAGATATGTATTTCTTGCGCGACCCCTTGAAAAATGATGTCAAATACCAAGCCAGCGCTCAACCATTCCTAGTATTAGGAATGCTAGTTGCGGGTTTAGCCTTGGGTCATGCAGGAATTTAA